In one window of Bizionia sp. M204 DNA:
- a CDS encoding N-6 DNA methylase: protein MSNITTNIKGIRDIMRKDTGVDGDAQRISQMVWMLFMKIFADKEEEWEITIDNYESPIPEHLKWQNWAADDEGLTGDALMEFIETELFPALKELDITISPQAKIIRSVFDDTYNFMKNGTLFRQVINVINEIDFNSTSERHVFNDIYETILKDLQSAGSSGEYYTPRAVTQFMVDMIKPQLGETVLDPACGTGGFLTCTIDGVRSQVKTPKDRDILQTSIRGVEKKPLPHLLCTTNLMLHGFDLPVVRRDNLLGKPYADWGAKDKLDIILSNPPFGGVEEDGTETNFPKKFRTKETADLFLALIIKLLKDKGRCAIVLPDGTLFGEGMKTRLKEELLDKCNLHTIVRLPNGVFNPYTSIKTNLLFFEKGTPTKEIWYYEHPYPEGVKSYNKGNPINIKEFDIEKAWWNNREENTQAWKVSIEDIKKRGYNLDIKNPHQEIDTLASPEVLLEKFRTTEQKISTIQDEIINVLTEALK, encoded by the coding sequence ATGAGTAACATAACAACCAACATAAAAGGCATACGCGATATCATGCGTAAAGACACAGGAGTAGATGGCGATGCGCAACGAATTTCGCAAATGGTCTGGATGCTTTTTATGAAAATATTTGCCGACAAAGAAGAAGAATGGGAAATCACCATAGACAATTACGAAAGCCCAATCCCTGAACACTTAAAATGGCAAAACTGGGCAGCAGATGATGAAGGCTTAACAGGTGATGCTTTAATGGAGTTTATAGAAACGGAGTTATTTCCAGCATTAAAAGAGTTGGATATTACTATAAGTCCTCAAGCAAAAATTATACGTTCGGTATTTGATGATACCTATAACTTTATGAAAAACGGAACACTCTTCCGTCAAGTCATAAACGTAATTAACGAGATCGATTTTAATAGCACTTCTGAACGTCATGTGTTTAATGATATATACGAAACCATTTTAAAAGACCTACAATCTGCAGGTTCTTCAGGTGAGTATTACACACCAAGAGCCGTAACACAGTTTATGGTAGATATGATTAAACCACAGTTAGGGGAAACCGTACTAGATCCTGCTTGTGGAACAGGTGGGTTTTTAACTTGTACTATTGATGGCGTACGCAGTCAAGTAAAAACACCAAAAGATAGAGATATTTTACAAACCTCCATTCGTGGTGTAGAAAAAAAACCATTGCCACATTTACTGTGTACCACTAATTTAATGCTACACGGTTTCGATTTACCTGTAGTGCGTAGAGATAATTTACTAGGCAAGCCCTATGCCGATTGGGGCGCAAAAGATAAATTGGATATCATCCTATCTAATCCACCTTTTGGAGGCGTAGAAGAAGATGGTACCGAAACCAATTTTCCTAAAAAGTTTAGAACCAAAGAAACTGCCGATTTATTCCTAGCCTTAATCATTAAGCTTTTAAAAGACAAAGGACGTTGTGCTATTGTATTACCAGATGGAACGTTGTTTGGCGAAGGTATGAAAACACGCCTAAAAGAAGAATTATTAGACAAATGTAACCTACATACTATTGTGCGTTTGCCAAATGGTGTGTTTAACCCTTACACTAGTATTAAAACTAATTTACTATTTTTTGAAAAAGGAACACCCACTAAAGAAATTTGGTATTACGAACATCCATATCCAGAGGGTGTAAAAAGTTACAATAAAGGAAATCCTATCAATATCAAGGAATTCGATATTGAAAAAGCATGGTGGAACAATCGCGAAGAAAACACACAAGCTTGGAAAGTCTCTATAGAAGACATTAAAAAAAGAGGTTATAATTTAGATATTAAAAACCCACACCAAGAGATAGATACTTTAGCAAGCCCAGAAGTCTTATTAGAAAAATTTAGAACCACCGAACAAAAAATTTCTACCATACAAGATGAAATTATTAACGTATTAACAGAAGCTTTAAAATAG
- a CDS encoding DUF262 domain-containing protein — MEQRIEIINNWNLQKVFNQLENGNMKIPRFQRGYVWERSKIVKLLNSIQSQYPIGSFFIWEAGKEYKNFCREIKDLNLPENPESNYFSFILDGQQRITSLYVALKGKTIGKTDFSSICYNVEKQMFHIPRLKNENHNIPAWKLFDTSEYGKVLTKYVLYDNDNNTKLHENWSNCQQVFSDYPISIIKTLKMELDEVVTIFERINQGGKRLSLFDLVHASAWSPDFDLRDKIKIFNNETNVKAFGGVENEVFIQSLSLNAFGDCKNKNQLNLTAAICDEYWDKTAESIRLTLDFVKIFGVRFISYLPYNAFLPILQYYFYKSKKKSIAASHFKFIENWFWTATFSARFSSSSLTKMKDDADWITKLIKEQLQENVFGVSLTLKELAKVNMQTKSVIKNGVVCLMALKNPKDFDNSIPVMLDKSNIAKSNGKENHHFFPYSLKDKFGTTAKGINSLLNFALISGRLNREISNKLPSEYIADYISKNPNIKSDLESHFISVEAIKAVKNNDFETFIAERAKSIMPKIYEKVKVGEFSKPEEELIEENIES, encoded by the coding sequence ATGGAACAAAGAATTGAAATTATCAATAACTGGAATCTTCAAAAAGTTTTCAACCAATTAGAAAATGGTAATATGAAAATCCCAAGATTTCAACGTGGCTATGTTTGGGAAAGAAGTAAAATAGTGAAATTACTTAATAGTATACAAAGTCAATATCCTATTGGTTCATTTTTTATTTGGGAAGCTGGTAAAGAATATAAAAACTTTTGTCGTGAGATTAAAGATTTGAATTTGCCTGAAAATCCAGAATCAAATTATTTTAGTTTTATTTTAGATGGACAACAACGTATTACCTCTCTTTATGTTGCTTTAAAAGGGAAAACTATAGGGAAAACAGATTTTTCTTCAATTTGTTATAATGTGGAAAAGCAGATGTTTCATATTCCTCGTCTTAAAAATGAAAATCATAATATTCCTGCTTGGAAGCTTTTTGACACATCAGAATATGGCAAAGTATTAACTAAGTATGTCTTATATGATAATGATAACAACACAAAACTTCATGAAAATTGGAGTAATTGCCAACAGGTATTTTCAGATTATCCTATTAGTATAATTAAGACTTTAAAAATGGAGCTTGATGAAGTTGTTACCATTTTTGAAAGAATAAATCAAGGAGGTAAAAGATTGTCATTATTCGATTTAGTTCACGCTAGTGCTTGGTCTCCAGATTTCGATTTAAGAGATAAGATTAAAATATTTAATAATGAAACAAATGTCAAAGCTTTTGGAGGTGTAGAAAATGAAGTATTTATTCAATCCTTATCATTAAATGCTTTTGGAGATTGTAAAAACAAAAATCAATTAAACCTAACAGCCGCAATATGTGATGAATATTGGGATAAAACAGCTGAGAGTATTCGATTAACTTTAGATTTTGTAAAAATATTTGGAGTTCGTTTTATTAGTTATTTACCTTACAATGCTTTTCTTCCAATTTTACAGTATTATTTTTATAAATCTAAAAAGAAAAGTATTGCAGCCAGCCACTTTAAGTTTATAGAGAATTGGTTTTGGACAGCTACCTTTTCTGCACGTTTTTCTAGCTCTAGTTTAACTAAAATGAAAGACGACGCAGACTGGATAACTAAATTAATCAAAGAGCAACTGCAAGAAAATGTTTTTGGTGTTTCATTAACCTTAAAAGAACTTGCTAAAGTTAATATGCAAACTAAATCTGTCATCAAAAACGGAGTGGTTTGTTTGATGGCTCTAAAAAACCCTAAAGATTTTGATAACAGTATTCCCGTGATGTTAGATAAATCTAATATTGCAAAATCTAATGGTAAAGAGAATCACCATTTCTTCCCGTATTCTTTAAAAGATAAATTCGGTACAACAGCTAAAGGAATCAATTCACTACTTAATTTTGCACTAATATCTGGAAGATTAAATCGTGAAATTTCTAATAAATTACCATCTGAATATATTGCTGATTATATTTCCAAGAATCCGAATATAAAATCAGATTTAGAAAGTCACTTTATTTCAGTTGAAGCTATTAAAGCAGTGAAGAATAATGATTTTGAAACATTTATCGCAGAACGTGCAAAATCAATTATGCCTAAAATATATGAAAAAGTAAAGGTTGGTGAATTTTCAAAACCTGAAGAAGAATTAATTGAAGAGAATATAGAATCATAA
- the hsdR gene encoding EcoAI/FtnUII family type I restriction enzme subunit R: MNKKDLSERDICSKFINPALQKAGWNMRTQVREEVSFTDGRIIVQGNLYTRGKSKRADYILYYKSNIPIAIIEAKDNKKPVGHGMQQALEYSEILQVPFIFTSNGDSFVFHDKTRTDGTLEEELTLNSFPSPETLWKKYLEHKKIETPKAQEIVGKNYYADESGMKPRYYQQNAVNRTLEAIAKEQQRIILVMATGTGKTYTAFNIIWRLWKTGVKKRILFLADRNALLTQTKNGDFSPFGNDIMHIIKNRKIDKSYQIYFALYQGLTSNDEDKNAYKEFSPDFFDLIVIDECHRGSASEASAWRDVLTYFSSATHIGLTATPKETKDVSNMEYFGEPVYTYSLKQGIDDGFLAPYKVVRITTNVDEGWRPTAGLIDKYGNEVKDRIYNLKDYDRTLAIDERTELIAKKITEYLKATDRFAKTIVFCVDIDHANRMRQALINENADLVAKHWNYCVKITGDDEVGKQELDNFTDVEERFPVIATTSKMLTTGIDTKMVKVIVLESNIQSVTEFKQIIGRGTRIREAEGKVYFTIMDFRKATNIFARPDFDGDPVQIYEPEPGGSVVPPDTIEPTLPDSGEPNNPDLFPPTPPDINIDGGEHEVKKFYVNQIPVSVVNERVQYYGKDGKLITESLKDYSRKNITKEFASLDDFIQRWNESEKKEELIKELAEHGVLLEALREEVGKDLDDFDLICHIAFDQPALTRQERANNVRKRNYFTKYSETAQKVLNSLLDKYEKEGIVSIEQGSVLKVKPLNEMGSPVELVRAFGKRKDFEEAVKELENEIYNIA, translated from the coding sequence ATGAACAAAAAAGACCTGTCAGAAAGAGATATTTGCAGTAAGTTTATAAATCCAGCCCTTCAAAAAGCAGGCTGGAATATGAGAACCCAAGTTAGAGAAGAAGTCTCATTTACGGATGGTCGAATCATTGTTCAAGGGAACTTATACACACGTGGAAAAAGTAAACGTGCGGATTATATCCTCTATTACAAATCTAATATTCCAATAGCTATTATTGAGGCAAAAGATAATAAAAAGCCTGTTGGACATGGTATGCAACAAGCTCTGGAATATTCTGAAATTCTGCAAGTTCCATTTATATTCACTTCCAATGGTGATTCTTTTGTATTTCATGATAAAACAAGAACAGACGGAACTTTAGAAGAAGAGTTAACATTAAACAGTTTTCCTTCACCTGAAACCTTGTGGAAGAAATATTTAGAACATAAAAAAATTGAAACCCCAAAAGCTCAAGAAATAGTAGGGAAAAACTATTATGCTGATGAAAGCGGTATGAAGCCTAGATACTATCAGCAAAATGCCGTTAATAGAACTTTAGAAGCTATTGCAAAGGAGCAACAACGCATCATCTTGGTAATGGCAACCGGAACAGGCAAAACCTACACAGCTTTTAATATTATTTGGCGCCTTTGGAAAACAGGAGTTAAAAAGCGAATTTTATTTTTAGCAGATAGAAATGCCTTATTAACGCAAACAAAAAATGGTGATTTCTCGCCTTTCGGGAATGATATCATGCACATTATTAAAAACCGAAAGATTGATAAATCCTATCAAATATACTTCGCTTTATATCAAGGTTTGACTTCTAATGATGAAGATAAAAATGCTTACAAAGAATTTAGTCCAGATTTTTTCGATTTAATAGTTATTGACGAATGTCATAGAGGTAGTGCGTCTGAAGCTTCTGCTTGGAGAGACGTATTGACTTATTTTAGTTCTGCAACACATATAGGACTTACAGCAACGCCTAAAGAAACTAAAGACGTTTCTAATATGGAGTATTTTGGTGAGCCAGTATATACTTATTCCTTAAAACAGGGAATTGATGATGGCTTTTTAGCGCCTTATAAAGTGGTGCGAATTACAACAAATGTAGATGAAGGCTGGAGACCAACAGCTGGCTTAATTGATAAGTATGGAAATGAAGTAAAAGACCGTATTTATAATTTAAAAGATTACGATAGAACGTTAGCTATAGACGAACGCACAGAATTAATTGCGAAAAAAATTACAGAGTATCTAAAAGCAACAGACCGTTTCGCAAAAACAATTGTGTTTTGTGTAGATATAGACCATGCAAATAGAATGCGACAAGCATTAATAAATGAGAATGCCGATTTAGTTGCAAAACACTGGAATTACTGCGTGAAAATTACTGGTGATGATGAAGTAGGAAAGCAAGAATTAGATAATTTTACAGATGTAGAAGAACGCTTTCCTGTTATAGCTACTACTTCTAAAATGTTAACCACTGGTATTGATACCAAAATGGTTAAAGTGATTGTTTTGGAATCTAATATACAGTCTGTGACTGAATTCAAACAAATAATAGGTAGAGGTACACGAATACGTGAAGCGGAAGGTAAAGTCTATTTTACGATTATGGATTTTAGAAAAGCCACCAACATATTCGCAAGACCTGATTTTGATGGTGACCCTGTTCAAATTTATGAACCAGAACCAGGTGGTTCAGTGGTACCACCAGATACTATTGAACCAACACTACCAGATAGTGGAGAACCCAATAATCCAGATCTATTTCCACCAACGCCACCTGATATTAATATCGATGGAGGGGAACATGAAGTGAAAAAATTCTACGTCAACCAAATACCTGTATCGGTGGTTAATGAACGTGTTCAGTATTACGGAAAAGACGGAAAGCTAATTACAGAGTCCTTAAAAGATTATTCAAGAAAAAATATTACGAAAGAGTTTGCCTCCTTAGACGATTTTATTCAACGATGGAATGAGTCTGAAAAGAAAGAGGAATTAATAAAAGAGCTTGCAGAACATGGAGTTCTTCTTGAAGCCTTGCGTGAAGAGGTAGGAAAAGATTTAGACGATTTCGATTTAATCTGCCACATTGCCTTCGATCAACCTGCTTTAACGCGACAAGAACGAGCCAACAACGTACGCAAACGTAACTATTTTACGAAGTACAGCGAAACCGCACAAAAGGTTTTAAATAGCTTATTAGATAAATATGAAAAGGAAGGTATTGTGAGTATAGAACAAGGTTCTGTACTTAAAGTGAAACCTTTAAATGAAATGGGCTCGCCTGTAGAATTGGTGAGAGCTTTTGGTAAACGTAAAGATTTTGAAGAAGCAGTTAAAGAATTAGAAAACGAAATATATAATATTGCCTAA
- a CDS encoding DUF5932 domain-containing protein, whose protein sequence is MFKKVIVSDDLISINLGMLTILDTLKITDVTSVQYCDDAYLRIQSARLNNEPYDLLITDLSFKKDHRDQKYASGEDLIKALHTSFPDLKIIVYSIEDRIQTVKRLINDYGVKAYVCKGRRGLIELNEAIQAVYHNERYVSEVVSQALRKTSDLEIDDYDILLLKQLSLGLSQEQISQQYKAKGMSPSSLSSIEKRLNKLRIQFKAKNAIHLVAIVKDLGLI, encoded by the coding sequence ATGTTTAAAAAAGTTATAGTTTCAGACGATTTAATTAGTATTAATTTAGGAATGTTAACCATTCTGGATACCTTAAAAATAACCGATGTCACCTCCGTTCAATATTGTGACGATGCCTATTTACGGATTCAAAGTGCCCGTTTAAATAATGAACCTTACGATTTATTGATAACAGATTTATCATTTAAAAAAGATCATAGAGATCAAAAATATGCATCCGGAGAAGACTTAATAAAAGCATTACATACTAGTTTTCCCGATTTAAAAATTATTGTTTATTCCATTGAAGACAGGATTCAAACCGTAAAACGCCTTATAAATGATTATGGAGTGAAAGCCTATGTTTGCAAGGGCAGACGCGGACTTATTGAGTTAAACGAAGCCATACAGGCCGTTTATCATAACGAACGCTATGTATCAGAAGTGGTATCGCAAGCTTTGCGTAAGACGTCTGATTTGGAAATTGATGATTATGATATTTTATTATTAAAGCAATTGTCTTTAGGCTTATCCCAGGAGCAAATCAGTCAGCAATACAAGGCAAAAGGCATGTCGCCTAGTAGTTTGAGTTCCATTGAAAAACGACTTAATAAACTCCGCATTCAATTTAAAGCCAAAAACGCCATTCATTTAGTGGCTATTGTTAAAGATTTAGGGCTTATTTAA